A single genomic interval of Calypte anna isolate BGI_N300 chromosome 3, bCalAnn1_v1.p, whole genome shotgun sequence harbors:
- the LOC103529858 gene encoding transcription factor E2F6, with protein MTNPLDWECLKLLPLEALRVSETPMTNLNVNNEKNFVRRSLERRRFDQSLVYLTRKFMDLVKAAPDGVLDLNEVATMLGVRKRRVYDITNVLEGIDLIRKRSKNVIQWIGSNLDHVVRKPPEQESLEDELSELSSMEEALDELIKECARQLFELTDDKETAKLAYVTYQDIRSIQTFQEQIVIAIKAPEETILEIPIPKEDCIEVHVKSTKGPIDVYLCEVEQGKSGAKTCEDMDTVTSETEPSVPPMEVRSPGEEKINPLEMAD; from the exons ATGACCAACCCGCTCGACTGGGAGTGTCTGAAGCTGCTGCCGCTGGAAGCGCTGCGTGTGAGTGAG ACACCAATGACAAACTTGAATGTGAACAATGAAAAGAATTTTGTGAGAA GAAGTCTAGAGAGGCGTCGATTTGATCAGTCCTTGGTTTATTTAACCCGAAAATTCATGGATCTTGTCAAAGCAGCTCCAGATGGTGTCCTTGATTTAAATGAAGTAGCAACAATGCTTGGAGTACGAAAGCGAAGAGTGTATGACATCACCAATGTGTTGGAGGGAATCGACTTAATTCGGAAAAGATCCAAGAATGTTATCCAGTGGAT AGGTTCTAATCTTGACCATGTTGTTAGAAAACCACCAGAGCAAGAAAGCCTTGAAGATGAACTTTCTGAATTGTCATCCATGGAAGAAGCTCTGGATGAATTAATCAAGGAATGTGCTCGTCAGTTATTTGAACTGACAGATGacaaagaaactgcaaa ACTAGCTTATGTGACATACCAAGATATCCGTAGCATTCAAACATTTCAGGAACAGATTGTGATTGCAATCAAAGCTCCAGAGGAAACCATACTGGAAATACCAATTCCTAAAGAG GATTGCATAGAAGTACACGTGAAGAGCACAAAAGGACCCATTGATGTGTATCTATGTGAGGTGGAACAAGGGAAGTCAGGTGCCAAAACTTGTGAAGATATGGATACTGTCACTTCTGAAACTGAGCCATCAGTTCCTCCCATGGAAG TGAGATCTCCGGGGGAAGAGAAAATCAATCCACTTGAGATGGCAGATTGA